A portion of the Lolium rigidum isolate FL_2022 chromosome 1, APGP_CSIRO_Lrig_0.1, whole genome shotgun sequence genome contains these proteins:
- the LOC124683702 gene encoding uncharacterized protein LOC124683702 → MEPWLPLLRHLLASPAPNAAAFSSSSNNCPSSAPPAARLLRILLSPVPTLPASEPTTVLFQTLPPLLQSQALSFLSSSAPLLDPIQIRSLASRVLSAPPGRYQFWVRQGARHLLDGLPDNDTPDVPSEFIEEFHEPPPWLKQEAARARPVLPWLPLDCRNMMPSRVCTVADGLDGVRLESLDLEQDEFPAIQVVGRPPFPPAPPLGDSIVHRAQALRKEIELADSVLDAQQVAKDLRDLCLESGNAEAVLSLVQPWEADDDTAKVLLSHLVLEEDGMRGKGPALVLCSLVLPKLLGLQRAASSGLVSAALDICKRHPAAALESVLFPLVLRKEGLNVPQCDVLTRIVKDCMHPLHVTAFCHRLLSGEEEERRPVCMPQHRENIGADLVWTESLFVLFNGILNQDIRLTPSTIEKLVSMIDGMAMKFRKSLKFGNFFLCFVSKCWHECKIHRLLLERVAETTDTFLTKAILAKLRPTS, encoded by the coding sequence ATGGAGCCATGGCTGCCGTTGCTCCGCCACCTCCTCGCCTCCCCGGCCCCcaacgccgccgccttctcctcctcctccaacaaCTGCCCCAGCTCTGCTCCGCCGGCCGCGCGCCTCCTCCGCATCCTCCTCTCACCGGTGCCCACGCTCCCCGCCTCCGAACCCACCACCGTCCTCTTTCAGACCCTCCCGCCCTTGCTGCAATCCCAGGCGCTCTCCTTCCTCTCATCCTCCGCCCCCCTCCTCGACCCGATCCAGATCCGCTCTCTGGCCTCTCGCGTCCTCTCTGCTCCGCCTGGCCGGTATCAATTCTGGGTCCGCCAGGGCGCCCGCCACCTGCTCGATGGATTGCCTGACAATGACACTCCTGATGTCCCATCGGAGTTTATCGAGGAGTTCCACGAGCCACCGCCGTGGCTTAAACAAGAGGCAGCTCGGGCACGTCCTGTCCTGCCGTGGCTGCCTCTCGATTGCCGGAATATGATGCCGAGCAGGGTCTGCACCGTTGCGGATGGTTTAGATGGAGTCCGGTTAGAGTCTCTGGACTTGGAGCAGGACGAGTTTCCGGCCATCCAGGTGGTCGGGCGTCCTCcatttcctccggctcctccactTGGTGATTCTATCGTCCACAGGGCTCAAGCTCTGAGGAAGGAGATTGAGTTGGCAGATTCGGTTTTGGACGCTCAACAGGTGGCGAAAGACTTGCGTGATCTTTGTCTTGAATCCGGGAATGCTGAGGCAGTACTTAGCTTAGTACAGCCATGGGAAGCGGATGATGACACCGCGAAGGTTCTGCTTTCACATTTGGTACTCGAGGAAGATGGGATGCGTGGAAAAGGGCCTGCACTTGTGCTGTGTTCTCTTGTCCTGCCGAAGTTACTTGGCCTTCAGAGAGCAGCTTCATCTGGTCTTGTTTCGGCTGCGTTGGATATCTGCAAACGTCACCCGGCTGCTGCACTGGAGTCTGTCCTCTTTCCACTGGTTCTTAGAAAGGAAGGGCTAAATGTTCCTCAGTGTGACGTGCTCACACGGATTGTCAAGGATTGTATGCATCCCTTGCATGTCACCGCCTTCTGTCACAGGCTTCTTTCAGGGGAGGAGGAAGAGCGGAGACCGGTTTGTATGCCTCAGCATCGGGAGAATATTGGTGCTGATTTGGTCTGGACAGAATCTCTCTTTGTGCTGTTCAACGGCATTCTCAATCAAGACATTCGCCTGACACCAAGCACCATCGAGAAGCTAGTGTCTATGATTGATGGGATGGCAATGAAGTTTCGGAAGTCGCTTAAATTTGGCAACTTTTTTCTGTGCTTCGTCTCCAAGTGCTGGCATGAATGCAAGATTCATAGACTTTTGCTTGAGAGAGTTGCTGAGACGACCGACACTTTCTTGACTAAAGCTATATTGGCAAAACTGCGGCCTACGAGTTGA
- the LOC124683701 gene encoding 1-aminocyclopropane-1-carboxylate oxidase 1-like: MEIPVIKMDELYGEKRSETLVLLHDACAQWGFFWVENHGINDDIMDKIKELVNKHYEENMENNFYSSEIAKTLGPDKVTSNVDWECSFMYHHQPKSNIHDIPELLRTTVPEYAEEVVKLAEQLAEVMSENLGLDKDYLKKAFCKPSVGIKVAKYPRCSHPEVVMGLRGHTDAGGIILLFQDDLVPGLEFMKDGRRISIPPTQGNRIFVNLGDQIEVISNGIYKSICHQVLPNQNGSRLSIATFYNPGADAIIFPAPKLTYPSQYRFQDYLNFYSTTKFTDKVSRFQNTKMVFK; the protein is encoded by the exons ATGGAAATTCCAGTGATAAAGATGGATGAGCTATATGGCGAGAAGAGATCAGAGACGCTGGTACTTCTCCACGATGCCTGTGCACAATGGGGTTTCTTCTGG GTGGAGAACCATGGAATCAATGATGACATCATGGACAAAATCAAAGAACTGGTGAATAAACACTACGAGGAAAATATGGAGAACAACTTCTACAGTTCTGAGATAGCAAAAACCCTTGGTCCTGACAAAGTCACCTCAAATGTTGACTGGGAGTGCAGCTTCATGTATCATCATCAGCCAAAATCAAACATTCATGATATTCCAGAGCTGCTTCG TACCACCGTTCCTGAATATGCTGAAGAAGTTGTCAAGCTGGCCGAGCAGCTAGCAGAAGTCATGAGTGAAAATCTTGGGCTGGACAAGGATTACTTGAAGAAAGCATTCTGTAAGCCTTCTGTAGGCATAAAGGTCGCAAAATACCCAAGGTGTAGTCATCCAGAAGTAGTGATGGGACTCCGTGGGCATACTGATGCTGGGGGAATCATACTTCTATTTCAAGATGATCTGGTTCCAGGTTTGGAGTTCATGAAAGATGGTAGGAGGATCTCAATACCACCAACACAAGGCAATAGAATTTTTGTTAACCTTGGAGATCAGATTGAAGTGATAAGCAACGGAATTTATAAGAGCATTTGCCATCAGGTACTTCCTAATCAGAATGGGAGTCGCTTATCTATTGCGACATTCTACAACCCAGGTGCCGATGCTATAATCTTCCCAGCTCCAAAGCTTACATATCCTAGCCAATACCGTTTCCAAGACTACCTTAATTTCTATTCCACTACGAAGTTCACTGACAAGGTATCAAGGTTCCAAAATACGAAGATGGTATTCAAGTGA